A window from Calditerrivibrio sp. encodes these proteins:
- a CDS encoding RluA family pseudouridine synthase: MEDRVRILEKIEIVADIYGKRLDLFLFERLGRSRSYFKNLIADGLVTVNGKVCKASYSVKTSDVISVSIPDESIDLTPKEIDFSIVYDSKWYAVVDKPAGVVVHPAPGNTTDTLVNGILARFEIKDDEVLRPGIVHRLDKDTSGLILVAKNRDVRQRLSEIFQQREIVKVYLAICLGKPKKDYIRVENFIGRSPSDRKRMAVVDKNGKLAVSEVYVLKRFKEIFLAAIRIYTGRTHQIRVHLSHLGYPIIGDSVYGGSKVMKYGIERQALHSYYLKFFDPYLEKDVFYKSDLPLDMMSLLLKYGFDSGRDYLNPIEAVRI, from the coding sequence GTGGAAGACAGGGTTAGGATCTTAGAAAAAATAGAGATTGTCGCTGATATCTATGGTAAAAGACTGGATCTGTTTTTGTTTGAGCGTTTGGGTAGGTCGAGATCATATTTTAAAAACCTAATAGCCGATGGCCTTGTTACTGTTAATGGGAAGGTTTGTAAGGCTTCATATAGTGTTAAAACAAGTGATGTTATATCTGTTTCTATCCCCGACGAGTCCATCGATCTTACGCCAAAAGAGATAGACTTTTCAATTGTTTATGACAGCAAATGGTATGCGGTTGTTGATAAGCCAGCTGGTGTTGTTGTGCATCCTGCTCCTGGTAATACCACAGATACTTTGGTGAATGGTATATTGGCAAGATTTGAGATAAAGGATGATGAAGTTTTGAGACCTGGCATTGTTCATAGACTTGATAAAGATACTTCTGGTCTTATTTTGGTTGCTAAAAATAGAGATGTAAGGCAAAGATTATCCGAAATCTTTCAGCAAAGGGAGATAGTAAAGGTTTATCTGGCGATCTGTTTAGGTAAACCTAAGAAGGATTATATTAGGGTGGAAAACTTTATAGGCAGGTCCCCTTCTGACAGAAAAAGGATGGCAGTAGTCGATAAAAACGGAAAACTTGCTGTTTCAGAAGTTTATGTGTTAAAAAGGTTTAAAGAGATTTTTTTAGCTGCTATTCGAATCTATACAGGTAGAACCCATCAAATTAGAGTGCATCTTTCTCATTTAGGCTACCCTATAATAGGTGATAGTGTATATGGGGGCAGTAAAGTAATGAAATATGGCATTGAAAGACAGGCACTCCACTCTTACTATTTAAAGTTTTTTGATCCCTATCTTGAAAAAGATGTCTTTTATAAAAGTGATTTACCCCTTGATATGATGTCTCTTTTATTAAAATACGGTTTTGATTCTGGAAGGGATTATTTAAATCCGATTGAGGCTGTAAGAATTTAA
- a CDS encoding DUF1015 domain-containing protein, producing the protein MVCVKPFKGIRYNLEKTLLKQVIAPPYDVIDEGMRETLIGKSPYNIVQIDLPVGGDNRYRIAGELYRKWREDKILIKDPSPAFYVYEQEYEYGGKNYVRTGFIGLLKIEELGKGSVFPHEKTLPGPKQDRFELMKATNANLSQIFGLYLDSENKLERIFSLAKKNMASASAVDVYGVKNSIWVVDDPESIEKIINFMKDKAVYIADGHHRYETAINFRNYMREKNPTGKGEEGYEYVMMMFVNFYDEGLKIFPTHRVVDLPEGFNYSEFMGRLEEEFSITELTEDKKWRFMDVPGEIRMLLVTRDSYFGLRVKDSVLDRYDPVFRRIDPYILQESVLKPLLEFTDEKLLKKQGICFVQTEEEIRELLASGNRIAFMLNGIDIEVVREVSESGLVMPQKSTYFYPKLQTGLVINDL; encoded by the coding sequence ATGGTATGTGTAAAACCTTTTAAAGGTATTAGATATAATCTTGAAAAAACTCTATTAAAGCAGGTTATAGCCCCTCCTTATGATGTTATCGATGAGGGGATGCGAGAAACACTCATAGGGAAATCACCATATAATATAGTCCAGATAGACTTGCCTGTAGGTGGGGATAACCGCTATAGAATTGCGGGGGAGCTTTATCGAAAATGGAGAGAGGATAAAATTTTGATCAAAGATCCAAGTCCAGCTTTTTATGTCTATGAACAGGAATATGAGTATGGTGGAAAAAACTACGTTAGAACAGGTTTTATTGGACTTTTAAAGATTGAGGAACTTGGAAAAGGTAGCGTTTTTCCCCATGAAAAGACCTTGCCAGGACCTAAGCAGGATAGGTTTGAATTAATGAAAGCTACAAATGCCAATCTAAGTCAGATATTTGGATTGTACTTAGATAGTGAAAATAAACTGGAAAGGATATTTTCTTTAGCAAAAAAGAATATGGCATCTGCTTCAGCTGTGGACGTGTATGGAGTTAAAAACAGTATATGGGTGGTAGATGATCCAGAAAGCATAGAAAAGATTATAAATTTTATGAAAGATAAAGCTGTCTACATAGCTGACGGTCATCATAGGTATGAAACCGCTATTAACTTTAGAAACTATATGAGGGAGAAAAACCCTACTGGTAAGGGAGAGGAAGGGTATGAGTATGTAATGATGATGTTTGTCAACTTTTATGATGAAGGGTTAAAGATATTCCCCACTCATAGAGTTGTAGATCTCCCAGAAGGTTTCAATTATTCTGAGTTTATGGGTAGACTTGAAGAGGAGTTTAGTATTACAGAGTTAACAGAAGATAAAAAGTGGAGATTTATGGATGTACCAGGGGAGATAAGAATGCTTCTTGTCACCAGGGACTCTTATTTTGGTTTGAGGGTAAAAGATTCAGTTTTAGATAGGTATGATCCAGTTTTTAGAAGGATTGATCCGTACATATTACAAGAGTCGGTTCTAAAACCTCTTTTGGAGTTTACCGATGAAAAACTGCTAAAAAAACAGGGGATTTGTTTTGTTCAGACTGAGGAGGAGATAAGGGAATTATTAGCAAGTGGCAATAGAATTGCATTTATGTTAAATGGCATAGATATCGAAGTTGTTAGGGAGGTATCTGAGAGCGGCTTAGTTATGCCCCAAAAATCCACATATTTCTATCCTAAGCTGCAGACTGGACTTGTAATAAACGATCTTTAA
- the tyrS gene encoding tyrosine--tRNA ligase produces the protein MLGIEDQLKVIKRGAEEIISEEELKEKLAYSIRNNIPLRVKAGFDPTAPDLHLGHTVLIQKMKHFQDLGHHVIFLIGDFTGLIGDPTGKSETRKPLTREEVLKNAETYKEQVFKILDPEKTEIAFNSHWMDKMSSYDMIKLASCYTVARMLERDDFSKRYNSGRPISIHEFLYPLVQGYDSVALRADVELGGTDQKFNLLVGRDLQRMNGQSPQIALTVPILEGLDGVQKMSKSLGNYVGITEKPTDMFGKIMSISDELMLRYYLLLSDRSLDEIERIKNAIKDGSLHPMQAKKDLAEEIVKRFHGYAEAKNAREWFEQVFSKKEIPEDIKELEMSTFDKLIDIIKKLGFAPSNSEVRRLAVSGAITLNGEKVENVDICLDTGEYVLKVGKRNFAKLIVK, from the coding sequence TTGTTAGGCATTGAAGATCAACTTAAAGTAATAAAAAGGGGTGCTGAAGAGATAATATCCGAAGAGGAATTAAAGGAAAAGCTGGCATACTCCATAAGAAATAACATCCCCCTTAGAGTGAAAGCTGGGTTTGATCCAACAGCTCCAGATCTACATTTAGGCCATACGGTCTTAATCCAAAAGATGAAACACTTTCAAGATTTAGGTCATCATGTTATCTTTCTAATAGGGGATTTTACGGGACTGATTGGTGATCCTACAGGTAAATCTGAAACACGGAAGCCACTTACAAGGGAAGAGGTCCTAAAAAATGCAGAAACCTATAAAGAACAGGTTTTTAAAATTTTAGATCCAGAAAAAACAGAGATTGCATTTAATAGCCATTGGATGGATAAGATGTCGTCCTATGACATGATTAAGCTTGCTTCTTGTTATACAGTGGCAAGGATGTTGGAAAGGGATGATTTCTCAAAAAGGTATAATAGTGGCAGACCTATAAGTATTCATGAGTTTTTATACCCTTTGGTGCAGGGTTATGATTCTGTGGCCCTTAGAGCGGATGTAGAGCTTGGCGGTACAGATCAAAAGTTTAACCTGCTGGTTGGTAGGGATCTACAGAGGATGAATGGGCAGAGCCCACAGATTGCTTTAACTGTGCCCATTTTAGAGGGATTAGATGGTGTTCAAAAGATGAGTAAATCGTTGGGTAACTACGTGGGTATAACTGAAAAACCCACTGATATGTTTGGAAAGATAATGTCCATCTCCGATGAACTTATGCTTCGATACTACTTGTTACTTAGTGATAGATCTCTGGATGAAATTGAACGGATCAAAAATGCCATAAAGGATGGTTCCCTTCATCCAATGCAGGCCAAAAAAGATCTAGCAGAGGAGATAGTGAAAAGATTTCATGGATATGCTGAAGCTAAAAATGCAAGGGAGTGGTTTGAGCAGGTTTTTTCTAAAAAGGAGATCCCTGAAGATATTAAAGAGTTGGAGATGTCAACATTTGATAAGCTTATAGATATAATTAAAAAATTGGGTTTTGCTCCATCAAACAGTGAGGTAAGGAGATTGGCTGTATCTGGTGCTATTACTCTGAATGGTGAAAAGGTGGAGAATGTAGATATCTGTTTGGATACAGGGGAGTATGTTTTGAAGGTAGGTAAAAGAAATTTTGCAAAACTAATTGTGAAGTGA
- a CDS encoding prepilin peptidase translates to MCFLFFVLGSIFGSFMNVLIYRLPRGVSIIAPASSCPNCKAPIRWYNNIPIISYIFLKGVCRDCGKKIPFRYLVVEFTVALIFLLICYRFGINMQGISYLVFSFFMLTSGFTDLYTAFEKDEFECGVIPAVILYMGIVLGVVTSYFNGVGVLNSLLGMVLGFLSLFLPAFLYKLFKKREGMGDGDMYLMAMTGSFLGFKSVLPVILISSFLGAIVGIIIIRYLKDNSFPIPFGPFIAFGSLFYMFYGEKIIDLYIGMVR, encoded by the coding sequence ATGTGTTTTCTCTTTTTTGTTTTAGGATCGATATTTGGCAGTTTTATGAATGTTTTGATTTATAGATTGCCCAGGGGGGTATCGATAATTGCTCCTGCTTCATCTTGCCCTAATTGTAAGGCACCTATTAGGTGGTATAATAACATACCAATAATTAGTTATATCTTTTTAAAAGGTGTCTGTAGGGATTGTGGGAAAAAAATCCCTTTTAGATACCTTGTTGTAGAATTTACTGTAGCTTTAATTTTTTTATTGATTTGCTACCGGTTTGGTATCAATATGCAGGGTATAAGTTATCTGGTATTCTCTTTTTTTATGTTAACCTCTGGTTTTACAGATCTTTATACTGCATTTGAAAAAGATGAGTTTGAGTGTGGCGTTATACCCGCTGTAATATTATATATGGGTATTGTTCTTGGAGTTGTAACATCTTACTTTAATGGGGTAGGTGTTTTAAATAGTCTTTTAGGGATGGTGCTGGGGTTTTTATCCCTTTTTTTGCCTGCATTTCTTTATAAGCTGTTTAAAAAAAGGGAAGGTATGGGGGATGGGGATATGTATCTTATGGCCATGACAGGTTCTTTTTTGGGTTTTAAATCTGTTTTGCCGGTAATTTTAATTTCATCTTTTTTAGGAGCTATAGTTGGGATTATTATCATCAGGTATTTGAAGGATAATAGCTTTCCAATACCTTTTGGGCCTTTTATAGCTTTTGGTTCTCTGTTTTATATGTTTTATGGGGAAAAAATTATAGATTTATACATCGGAATGGTGAGATAG
- a CDS encoding chemotaxis protein CheX, producing MKAEYINPFIESTLSVFKTMIGIEPKKNNIYIKQGDEPSFDISGVIGLAGQATGSVVISLPEDLALEVVSKFLGEDKKKVDDDVVDAVGEFINMIAGSTKKVFSEKGLKFKISIPNVIVGKGHKINRPSNVPCLGVKFDVGSRFFVVEVALKEE from the coding sequence ATGAAAGCTGAGTATATTAATCCATTTATAGAATCCACTTTATCTGTTTTCAAAACTATGATCGGTATAGAACCAAAAAAGAATAATATTTATATAAAGCAGGGTGATGAGCCATCTTTTGATATCTCAGGTGTTATAGGTCTTGCTGGGCAGGCCACGGGGTCTGTTGTTATCAGCTTACCTGAAGATCTTGCCCTTGAGGTTGTGAGCAAATTCTTAGGGGAAGATAAAAAGAAAGTTGATGACGATGTTGTTGATGCAGTTGGGGAATTTATAAATATGATTGCTGGAAGTACCAAGAAGGTCTTTTCTGAAAAGGGGCTTAAGTTCAAAATCTCTATACCTAATGTAATAGTTGGGAAAGGTCACAAGATCAATCGTCCTAGCAATGTTCCTTGTTTGGGGGTAAAATTTGATGTGGGGAGTAGATTTTTTGTAGTGGAAGTAGCTTTAAAAGAAGAATAG
- the lpxI gene encoding UDP-2,3-diacylglucosamine diphosphatase LpxI (LpxI, functionally equivalent to LpxH, replaces it in LPS biosynthesis in a minority of bacteria.) — protein sequence MTVGLIAGYGKLPLIAYEKLITLYKDVVVISLLEEVTVDFNKIHSSVYQFSAGQVGKIIKTLKKNNVDKILFAGKVNKTLLYKNLRLDLTAMRLLLELKDRNDDTIMLKIVDEFRKNGIEVLKQSDILRDLFVSKGVISKRKPTKKILEDVAFGYKAAKLLGSIDVGQTVVVKNKAVMALEAIEGTDAAIERGCGLAKRDAVVVKVAKPNQDERFDIPTVGIDTLKKILDNKGICLAIEADATIVVDYDEVRRFCDDNNLIMISYKGEDYES from the coding sequence GTGACCGTAGGTCTTATTGCTGGTTATGGAAAATTACCTCTTATTGCCTATGAAAAGCTCATAACTCTATATAAAGATGTAGTAGTGATATCCCTCTTAGAGGAAGTTACAGTTGATTTTAATAAAATTCACAGCAGTGTATATCAATTCAGTGCAGGTCAAGTTGGGAAGATTATAAAAACGTTAAAGAAAAATAATGTGGACAAGATCCTTTTTGCAGGGAAAGTAAATAAAACTCTTTTGTATAAAAATCTAAGGCTTGATTTGACAGCAATGCGACTTCTTTTGGAACTTAAAGATAGAAATGATGATACCATTATGCTGAAAATCGTTGATGAATTCAGAAAAAATGGTATAGAGGTTTTAAAGCAGAGTGACATTTTGAGGGATCTTTTCGTATCTAAAGGTGTAATTTCAAAACGGAAACCCACTAAAAAGATTCTTGAAGATGTAGCTTTTGGTTATAAAGCTGCAAAGCTGTTGGGAAGTATTGATGTGGGTCAAACAGTGGTAGTAAAAAATAAGGCAGTTATGGCATTGGAAGCCATAGAGGGAACTGATGCAGCTATTGAAAGGGGATGTGGTTTAGCGAAAAGGGATGCTGTGGTGGTTAAGGTTGCAAAGCCTAATCAGGATGAAAGGTTCGATATTCCAACAGTAGGTATTGACACTTTGAAAAAAATATTAGATAATAAAGGTATATGTCTTGCAATAGAAGCAGATGCTACTATTGTTGTAGATTATGATGAAGTAAGAAGATTTTGTGATGATAATAATCTAATTATGATATCTTACAAGGGAGAAGATTATGAAAGCTGA
- a CDS encoding Gfo/Idh/MocA family oxidoreductase, with protein sequence MIRMGLIGVGRMGRYHLNLYDEISDIQKAAVCDIDADIFDTLPLNPDTIVTTNYKEILDKVDAVTIAAPTKFHYQIAKDCLNAGKHVLVEKPITTDYEQAVELFNIAQKKDLVLHIGHVERFNAAVQELKKLINNPFLIESRRVGPFVERMKDDSIVLDLMIHDIDIILNLIGRDVIDIEAKGSLVYSDLPDFASVTLVFDNNAIANILVSRVTQKKDRTMSISQQDAFIYIDYTNQDINIYRKGASQHVFGNKELKYINEYVLERVFVYKDNPLKMEIKHFLSCIKKETSRIVTVEHELNSLKVALKVDSILKTKIGRVRV encoded by the coding sequence ATGATAAGGATGGGGCTTATCGGTGTCGGTAGAATGGGTAGATACCATTTGAACCTCTATGATGAGATCAGTGATATTCAAAAGGCTGCAGTTTGTGATATTGATGCGGATATATTTGATACATTACCGTTAAATCCAGATACAATTGTTACGACAAATTATAAAGAGATTTTGGACAAGGTAGATGCAGTAACCATTGCTGCCCCTACAAAATTCCATTATCAGATAGCAAAAGACTGTCTAAACGCAGGTAAGCATGTTTTAGTGGAAAAGCCTATTACCACAGATTATGAGCAAGCGGTGGAGCTTTTTAATATTGCCCAAAAGAAGGATTTGGTATTACATATTGGTCATGTGGAGAGATTTAATGCTGCTGTTCAAGAGTTGAAGAAGCTTATAAATAACCCTTTTCTAATTGAGTCCAGAAGGGTAGGACCATTTGTTGAGAGGATGAAGGATGACAGTATAGTTTTGGACTTAATGATTCATGATATAGATATCATACTGAATCTTATAGGTAGGGATGTAATTGATATAGAGGCAAAAGGTAGTCTTGTTTACTCAGATCTACCAGATTTTGCTTCCGTAACCCTTGTGTTTGATAACAATGCTATTGCTAATATCCTTGTAAGCAGAGTAACTCAAAAAAAAGATAGAACTATGAGCATCAGTCAACAAGATGCTTTTATATATATAGATTATACAAATCAAGATATAAACATCTATAGAAAAGGAGCTTCCCAGCATGTATTTGGGAATAAAGAACTAAAATATATAAACGAGTATGTATTAGAAAGGGTGTTTGTATATAAGGATAACCCATTAAAAATGGAGATAAAACATTTTTTAAGTTGTATAAAAAAAGAGACCAGTAGGATAGTGACAGTGGAGCATGAGCTTAACTCCCTCAAAGTAGCCCTTAAAGTGGATAGTATACTTAAGACCAAGATAGGTAGGGTCAGGGTGTAA
- the lpxA gene encoding acyl-ACP--UDP-N-acetylglucosamine O-acyltransferase produces the protein MIDKSAFIDKTAEVAPSAEIAANVYIGKNCKIGENVKIGFGTVIECNTEIGDGTVVSPNVNLGGAPQDISYRGEDTRLVIGKNCVIREFSFLHRGSTKEEWVTTIGDNCFIMAASHVAHDCRIGNNVIITSYVALAGHVHIDDGVILGGQAAVHQFTRIGRQAMVGGCAKITKDVPPFCLVDGNPAKLYGLNMIGLKRRGVPAEVRSELKKAYDILVNMDYVLEDVIKEISKLNQYDEVKVFLEFIRKSKRGLMRRGE, from the coding sequence ATGATAGATAAGTCAGCATTTATTGACAAAACTGCAGAGGTAGCTCCTTCGGCTGAGATTGCAGCGAATGTATATATCGGTAAAAATTGTAAAATAGGGGAAAATGTAAAGATAGGTTTTGGAACTGTGATCGAATGTAATACCGAAATAGGTGACGGGACTGTTGTATCTCCAAATGTAAATTTGGGTGGTGCTCCACAGGATATCAGTTATAGAGGGGAAGATACAAGGCTTGTTATAGGCAAAAACTGTGTTATAAGGGAGTTTTCTTTTTTACATAGGGGAAGTACAAAAGAGGAATGGGTTACTACCATAGGTGATAACTGTTTTATAATGGCAGCAAGTCATGTGGCCCATGATTGTAGAATAGGTAATAATGTTATAATCACTTCCTATGTTGCTTTAGCAGGGCATGTACATATCGATGATGGTGTAATTTTAGGTGGTCAGGCTGCAGTACATCAGTTTACCAGAATAGGTCGACAAGCGATGGTGGGGGGCTGTGCTAAAATAACAAAAGATGTTCCCCCTTTCTGTCTTGTGGATGGAAACCCAGCTAAGTTATATGGACTTAATATGATAGGTTTAAAACGTAGAGGAGTACCAGCAGAGGTTAGGAGTGAGTTGAAAAAGGCTTATGATATTCTTGTAAATATGGATTACGTTTTGGAAGATGTCATAAAGGAGATCTCGAAGCTTAATCAATACGACGAGGTAAAGGTCTTTTTGGAGTTCATCCGCAAATCGAAAAGAGGTTTGATGAGGAGGGGAGAATGA
- the fabZ gene encoding 3-hydroxyacyl-ACP dehydratase FabZ produces the protein MDIKKIMSLIPHRYPFLLVDKVIEKGDGCIIAQKNVTINEHFFMGHFPGDPIMPGVLQIEALAQTGGILCHDYVEDADATNCEIFFMSIENAKFRRPVVPGDVMILKVEMVKKKGNVFKLKGEITVDGYITTEAEFMAMMRKR, from the coding sequence ATGGACATAAAAAAGATAATGTCATTAATCCCGCATAGGTATCCCTTTTTACTGGTAGATAAGGTTATTGAAAAAGGGGACGGGTGTATCATTGCCCAAAAGAATGTGACAATAAATGAGCACTTTTTTATGGGGCATTTCCCTGGGGATCCGATCATGCCTGGAGTTTTACAGATAGAAGCGTTGGCACAGACTGGGGGGATTTTATGTCATGACTATGTGGAAGATGCTGATGCTACTAATTGTGAGATTTTTTTTATGAGTATAGAGAACGCAAAGTTTAGAAGACCGGTGGTTCCGGGGGATGTGATGATACTTAAAGTTGAAATGGTAAAAAAGAAAGGGAATGTGTTTAAGTTAAAGGGTGAAATTACAGTTGATGGATATATAACCACCGAAGCTGAATTTATGGCAATGATGAGAAAAAGATAA
- the lpxD gene encoding UDP-3-O-(3-hydroxymyristoyl)glucosamine N-acyltransferase, whose product MEQQEKIRLSELAKKLGGRLVGEDIPVKNFSSIEQPKPDSVVLLTHKKFLDLVSNSNILAVVVFSSLNISLEKPHVVVDDDKLTIVKMLEIFYPEEQFSPYLSFRASISKSAKIGDNCYIDDFVVISDGVTIGDNCFLGAGVKIGKNVTIGNNVKIYPNVVIYNDTVIGSNVIIHAGTVIGSDGFGYVNLSDKHVKIRQVGNVIIEDNVEIGANCCIDRATLSATVIGEGTKIDNLVQIGHNVKIGKNCIIVAQVGIAGSCNIGNYVILAGQVGVGDHVSIADGTIVMAQSGVMSDIESKGVYLGSPIIESKQFMKNYAVFKELYSLKKDIDKLKGSN is encoded by the coding sequence ATGGAACAGCAAGAAAAAATAAGATTATCTGAGCTTGCTAAAAAGTTGGGTGGTAGATTAGTTGGGGAAGATATCCCAGTAAAAAACTTTTCTTCCATAGAACAACCAAAACCTGATAGTGTGGTTTTGCTTACCCATAAAAAGTTTTTAGATTTGGTAAGTAATTCTAATATATTAGCTGTTGTTGTTTTTAGTTCGCTAAATATATCATTGGAAAAGCCTCATGTGGTAGTTGATGATGACAAGCTAACTATTGTGAAAATGCTTGAGATTTTTTATCCGGAAGAACAATTTTCTCCTTATCTATCTTTCAGAGCATCGATATCTAAGAGTGCTAAGATTGGGGATAATTGTTATATAGATGATTTTGTAGTGATTTCTGACGGAGTTACTATTGGTGATAACTGTTTTTTGGGTGCTGGGGTTAAAATAGGTAAAAATGTAACTATAGGTAATAATGTGAAAATATACCCCAACGTTGTTATATATAACGATACTGTTATAGGCAGTAATGTGATAATACACGCTGGTACAGTAATCGGCTCTGATGGGTTTGGTTATGTTAATCTTTCTGATAAGCATGTAAAGATAAGGCAGGTGGGTAACGTTATAATAGAAGATAATGTGGAGATAGGTGCAAACTGTTGTATTGATAGAGCTACCTTATCAGCCACAGTGATAGGGGAAGGTACTAAAATAGACAATCTGGTTCAGATTGGCCATAATGTCAAGATAGGGAAGAATTGTATTATTGTTGCCCAGGTTGGTATTGCTGGCTCATGTAATATCGGTAATTATGTTATCCTTGCTGGTCAAGTGGGTGTTGGGGATCATGTTAGTATTGCTGATGGTACAATTGTAATGGCTCAATCTGGTGTTATGTCTGATATTGAGTCAAAGGGTGTTTATCTTGGGTCTCCTATTATAGAGTCCAAACAGTTTATGAAAAACTACGCTGTTTTTAAAGAGCTATATAGCCTTAAAAAAGATATCGATAAACTTAAAGGGAGTAACTGA
- a CDS encoding OmpH family outer membrane protein, producing the protein MRKLFLSVVMFTFMFSLAFANTKIAVFDMQKALDESNAGKAAVESMKKEYQDLQKEIDTKSMELKKMQDEINAQSAVLSEDAKQLKMDEYQKKLKDLQRIIKDANEEFKKKEQMLVNKIANELRDVVEKLGKELGYGIIFEKRESGVLYNSDTTDITKLVIERYNKEWNSKKK; encoded by the coding sequence ATGAGGAAGTTGTTTTTGTCTGTAGTGATGTTTACGTTTATGTTTAGTTTAGCTTTTGCAAACACTAAAATTGCTGTTTTTGATATGCAAAAAGCCCTGGATGAGAGTAACGCTGGTAAGGCAGCAGTGGAGAGTATGAAAAAGGAGTATCAGGATCTTCAAAAGGAGATAGATACAAAGAGCATGGAGCTTAAAAAGATGCAGGATGAGATAAATGCTCAAAGTGCTGTACTAAGCGAGGATGCAAAGCAACTTAAGATGGATGAGTATCAAAAGAAGCTCAAGGATCTACAGAGAATAATAAAGGATGCCAATGAAGAGTTTAAGAAAAAGGAGCAGATGTTAGTTAATAAGATAGCTAATGAACTCCGGGATGTTGTGGAAAAATTAGGTAAAGAATTGGGTTATGGTATAATATTTGAAAAAAGGGAGTCTGGAGTACTTTATAACTCTGATACAACCGACATAACCAAGCTTGTTATTGAAAGGTATAATAAAGAATGGAACAGCAAGAAAAAATAA